GCTTTTTTCTGGATGAAATTGAATGCCGATATATGTCCCGCGTTGGACGATACCAGGAATTTGAGTGCCGTAATCTGTATAGGCGACAACATCATCATTCATCGGCGCTTGGTACGTATGCACATAATAGACGTCTTTATCTAAACCTGAGACGTCGCTTTTTAACTGATTCCAACCGAGATGCGGCACTGTGTAAGGTGTGTCAATCGCACGCACATGCCCTTCGAAAAAGCCGAGCCCAGGGACATGACCTTCTTCGCTAAAACTATAGAGCAATTGCATTCCGAGACAAATACCGATAATGGGCTTTTGTTGTCGTTTCAATAATGGTGCCAGTTCATAACGGTCAATAGCTTGCATCGCGTCTTTAAAATGACCGACACCAGGTAAAATAAGCTGGTCAGCACGTTCAATAACTTCTGGATTACGTGAGACAACGACATCATACCCGAGATGTTGCACGGCGCGTTGGACATTTAAAATATTGCCTAAACCGTAATCTACAATAACAATCATGATTCAATCACACCTTTAGATGAAGGAATACGTGCTTCTTGTGATGGACGTAATGCTTGTTTTAAGGCGCGGGCGAATGCTTTGAATACTGCTTCAATCTCATGATGTGTATTGCCTTGGTGCAGTAAATCGATGTGTACCGTAAGTCGCGCATTGATGACTAACGCTCTGAAAAATTCTTCTACTAACTCTGTATCAAACTGTCCGACCTTTTCTTTACTGAATGACGCGTTAAAGTTTAAATAAGGGCGTCCACTAATATCGACCACAGCACGCGCTAACGTTTCGTCCATCGGTAAATATTGTTGACCGTAACGCTCGAAATGTTTTTTATCGCGCGTCAGTTGTAACAATAATTGACCGAGTACGATACCGATATCTTCAGTGGTATGGTGATCATCCACCCACGTATCACCATCGACATTTATATTGAAGTACAGCCCACTGTGAAAGCTGAGTAGTGTTAACATATGATCTAAAAAGCCGACACCCGTATCGATATGGCTTGTTTCTTGCGCTTCTGAAAGTTCAATGGCAATTTTCGTTTCTTTCGTTTCACGGTTAATTTGATATGTCATGACGTTCACTCCATTCTTTGACGACTTGTTCAAAACGGTCTAACTGTGCTTCTGTCGCAATGGAATAGCGGACAAATCCTGCCATCGTTGCTTCAGATGGGTCATTGTAAAAACGGGGAAGAAAGCCGTGTTGTTCCACATAGCGTCCGAGTGCCATTGCTTTTGGTCCAGCAGTTAGCACAAAGTTGGTCTCGCTCGGGTAAATCGTCATATGTGCACTCGCATGGTCTTGTAAAATGGCTTTCAAACGTGCGCTCAAGTGGCGTTGATGTGCCACAAAGACTTCTGTATCTGCTTGATTTTCGAATAAGTGAATCCCAATCGCCATCGTCAGTGCACTGAGTGGGTAAGGGTGTTCAATTTGACGAACGCGTTGAATCGTTTGTTCTGTGCCGATCAACACACCGAGACGTAACCCAGCCATCGCATAAGCTTTCGACAATGTGCGCATGATTAAAATATGGTCTTCTAAGGCAATATCGAGTGGTGTCGAAAAGTCAATATACGCTTCATCAATGACGAGGTAACCACCAAGTCGCTTCATTTCATCAGCAATCGCTAGAAGATATTTTTCATCAAAACGGTGACCCGTCGGATTGTGTGGATTACTTAATATGAAGAAACTCGGTTGAATCGCTTGAATCTTGTCCAAGACGGTTTCAAGTGGAAAAGATAACGTTGGCGTAGCATCCACAAATTGAATATCGCGGTTCACTTGGCGTGCGTAATCTTGATACATGAAAAAGTCAGGGTTAAGCGTTAAACACGGACCGTCTGGCATGATGAGCATTAACTTTTGAATCAGTTCATCAGAGCCATTGCCACAAGTGATTTGTTCGAGCGTGAAAGTATCACCGTAGTATTGCGCATAAGCTTTACGAAAACGGTCATACGCTACGTCCGGATAGTGGTGATAGTCACACTGTTCAATGAGTTCGGTTAGTATCTCTGTCGATAATGGTTTGATCGGACTTTCATTTTTGTTCATACGAATCATGCGTCGTCACCTCTTTGTCTAATTTCTAATGATTGTTGGTGGTGATACAGTTGTTCATCTTGTGCGATACGTGCAGCATCTCGATACGTTTTTTCATAGGTTGCTTTTGATAAGTGGATGACCGTATGTTTCGTTAAAAAGTCATTGACCGATAAACCATGTTGAAAGCGGGCGGTCCGTTGCGTAGGTAAGACGTGGCTCGGTCCCGCAATATAGTCCCCAATCGCTTCAGGTGCATAGCCGCCTAAAAATAGGCTACCGACATAATGAATGTGTGGTAAATAAGCTTCCGGTTGTACGGTTTGAATTGACGCATGCTCTGGGGCAATGGTATTCATCACATGACAACTGTCTTCAAAATCAGTCGCGTGAATCAGATAGTGATGGTCTTGCAAACTGACTTTTAAAATATCATGGCGTGGTGCACCGTTAAGTGTTTGTTGGATACGGCTTTCTAATCTTTCAAGCAATGCCAAATCTGTTGAAATGACAAATGTTCGTGCCATTTCATCATGTTCTGCTTGAGCAAATACATCATAGACAATCGCATCTAAATCACATGTGTCATCTATCATTAATGCAATTTCACTCGGCCCTGCGATTTGATCGATACCGACTTCTCCGTACAATGCCTTTTTCGCATAAGCCACATATTGATTGCCTGGACCGACAATTTTATCGACTTTCGGGATGGTTTCTGTCCCATAAGCAAGTGCTGCGATACTTTGTGCACCGCCGACTTGGTATACATGATCCACACCAGCAATATGACATGCTGCGAGTACACTCGGCGCAACACCATTCGACTGAGGCGGCGTGACGACACTGATATTTTTCACACCTGCTACTTTCGCGAGTGTGGCCGTCATTAATACAGTGGAAGGGTAGCTCGCTTTACCACCTGGCACATAGATACCGACACGTTCAATCGGGTGATACACTTCATAAAGTTCAGGCGTCGCATATTGATTGTCGTATTTGATTTGCGTTTGATAATCTCGAATTCTTTGGAAACTATGTTCAAGTGCGTGACGTAAATCTTCATCTATACTGTAATACGCCGCTTCGATGTCAGATCTTGGCACTTCCAACGTCTCTACATTGACGCCATCAAATTGTTGATTATAGTCATGTAATGCTTGATTTCCTTCACGTCGCACGCGTTCACAAATGGCAGTGACTTGTGCGTGAACTTCAGGATTGAATGTTTCTGTTGTTTCGAATTGTTGTAAAAAGGTTTGGCTATTAACGATCAATGAGCGACACTCCTAACATGTTTATAAATGCATCAATTTCTGATGATTGGGTGAAAAAGCTTTGTCGATTCGTAATGAGTTGTGCTTGAATTTCTGCAATATGTTCTTTTTCGACTAACCCGTTCGAACGCAATGTCGTCCCTGTTTGAACAATGTCAACGATGCCGTCGACCATGCCAATCACGCAAGCAAGTTCGATAGACCCGGATAATTCGATCAGTTCGACATCGCGTCCCGTCGCTTTAAAATAATCTCCGGCTGTTTTAGGAAATGAAGTTGCGACTTTACGATAGTCCGTCGTCTCGTCAAACGCTGCGACTGAAAAGTGACATTGGCCAAAAGGGAGCGCAAGCAGTTGATTGACATCGTATTGAGTTTCGTTGAGAATATCACTGCCCGTAATGCCAATATCAGCAATGCCTTGTTCGACGTAAATAGGGACGTCATTGCCTTTAACGAATAAAAAATGGAAAGGTGGTACTTTAATTTGAAGCTGACGTTCTCTAGATTTTAATTGTGTCGCCAAATCGTTTTGACCTTGTGATTCTAAATAGGCGATAAAACTTTTGAGTAGGCGACCTTTAGCTAATGCGATTGTAAGCACAGCGATTCCTCCTCGTCATAATGTTAATCCTAAACCGAAACCTTCTAGTGGTCCGTTGTAATAGCCTCCTGATAACGTTCGCCCGCTATCTTTAAGATGAGCATGAATAAATGTTTCTTTATAGTATGAACGTGGGGCTTGCGGTGTAATATCGAGATGAATCGTGTCGATGTGAAGCGATTTAAAGTAAGTTTGCCAACGATTCAAACTGCGAATAATGACGTGATCATGCGGATATAACGTATTTAAAAGTTCGAGCTGCTGATGTGTCGGTGTGAGCAATAACCGTACGAGCGGATGACTGATGCCGAGCTCGGATTTAAGTGCCGAAATATTGCGCTGTTCCACCCATGTCAGTAACTGTTCACGTTCAGCTTGATGCTCGAGCAATAAATCGATGAGCTGGTAATGCCCAATTACGACATATTGAATTTCATCTTGTAAGTGTTGCGTGATAAATTGTTGGAACGTCTCAAAAGCATGGTACATTTCTTGAATATGTGGTCGATAACATTCCAGACCAAGTTGTGTTTGGACTTGATGGTGCCGTACAATCGGTCCCGTATAAGCTACAGCCTGGTGACTCAGTTGATAATGTTGATAATAGCGCACGAGTTGATCGGTGAAATCATTGCGTAATGCAAATAATGTCTCATCTGCTTGCCATACACTGCGCTCTTTCATTTGTTTTAAATCGTCTGGAGACAGTTCATCCCACACGAGTGTTTCGATAAAGGCAGTCTCAATCGGTTCGAAATCATTGGCTGCTGCTAACTTTAAAAAATCAATTTCATATTGTTTATTTTGTATGAAAGGTTGTACCATCGTCCATCCTCGCTTTCGTTCTCTACCAAGTTAAAGTGTTTGAATAGAATATGACAATGGTAGCACAGAGGTTTACAGATTTCAACACATTTTTCTGAATATTTTATTTTTAGTTATAGATGATTGCTGTGAGGCTCATCATCAGACTGTCTCAAAATTGTTCGATTTGTACACGGCAGTATCTCATGCCATAATGGTTCAAGTACGAGCAAGCGTCGCACATATTCAATACGACTCTATCGCAATCAATCCAAAATAAAAAAATCGTATTTTGAAGCATCTAATTGTATAATTGAGAGGGTCAAGAAATTATAAAAATAAGGAGCGTTTCGTATGAATTTCGAAAAATATATTGATCACACGTTGTTAAAACCAGAATCAACACGTGCACAAATTGATAAAATTATTGAGGAAGCAAAAGCATATCATTTCAAATCGATTTGTATTAATCCAACACACATCGCTTATGCTGCAGAAAAATTAGCAGATTCAGATGTGCTCGTATGTACAGTAATTGGTTTCCCATTAGGTGCGAACACGACGGAAACAAAAGTATTTGAAACAGAAGATGCGATCCGTAAAGGTGCAGATGAAATTGACATGGTGATCAACATTGGTGCATTAAAAGACCAACGTTATGATGACGTGCAAAAAGATATTGAAGCGGTCGTTAAAGCTGCAGAAGGTAAAACAGTTAAGGTTATTATCGAAACAGCACTTTTAACTGAAGAAGAAAAAGTTAAAGCATCTGAGCTCACTAAAGCAGCAGGTGCACATTTCGTAAAAACATCAACAGGCTTCTCAACAGGTGGTGCTACACCAGAAGACGTGAAGTTAATGAAAGATACAGTGGGAGAATCAGTAGAAGTGAAAGCAGCTGGTGGCGTACGTAACTTAGAAGATTTCAAAGCAATGATTGATGCAGGTGCAACACGTATCGGTGCAAGTGCCGGCGTACAAATTATGCAAGGTTTAGAAGTAGATTCAGATTATTAATCAAGGAATTCAATAAATGTGGGAGTGATTAAGATGACAGTACCTTTTCAGCGCGTTCATTTAATTGTGATGGATTCAGTTGGGATTGGAGAGGGCCCAGACGCTAAAGACTTTAACGATGAAGGCTCACACACTTTAAAACATACGCTTGAAGGATTTGATCAAAAGTTACCAAACCTTGAAAAATTAGGCTTAGGGAACATTGCGCCATTACCAGTGATTGACGCTGTTGAACATCCTTTAGCGTATTATACAAAATTAAGTGAAGCGTCAGTCGGCAAAGACACGATGACAGGCCACTGGGAAATTATGGGCTTGAACATTATGCAACCGTTCAAAGTGTATCCAGAAGGTTTTCCAGAAGAGTTAGTTCAAGAAATCGAACAACTGTCAGGCCGTAAAGTTGTCGCAAACCGCCCAGCATCCGGTACACAAATTATTGACGAGTGGGGCGAACATCAAATGAAGACAGGGGACTTAATCGTCTATACTTCTGCTGACCCTGTACTTCAAATTGCCGCACACGAAGACGTCATTCCGTTAGAAGAACTGTATGACATTTGTGAAAAAGTCCGTGAATTGACAAAAGATCCGAAATATTTAATTGGACGTATTATTGCGCGCCCATACGTGGGTGAACCTGGCAACTTCACGCGTACAAGTAACCGTCATGACTATGCATTGAAGCCATTTGGTAAAACCGTGATGAATACGTTAAAAGAAAATGACTACGATGTCATTGCGATTGGTAAAATTAACGACATTTATGATGGTGAAGGTGTAACAGAAGCGGTACGTACGAAAAGTAATATGGACGGTATGGATCAATTAATGAACATCGTCAACAAAGATTTTAAAGGATTAAGCTTCTTAAACTTAGTTGACTTTGATGCGTTATATGGTCACCGTCGTGATAAGCCAGGCTATGCACAAGCGATTAAAGATTTTGACGATCGTTTGCCAGAATTGATGGATGCGATGCGCGAAGACGATTTATTGATCATTACAGCGGACCACGGGAATGACCCAACGGCACCGGGTACAGATCATACACGTGAATACATTCCAGTCATCATGTATAGTCCGAAGTTTAAAGGCGGACATGCATTAGAAGGCGATACAACATTTAGTTCAATCGGTGCAACAATTGCCGATAACTTTGGTGTAACATTGCCTGAGTTTGGACGTAGCTATTTAAATGAATTGAAATAATTGAGAGGAGTGGCTGATACCTGTAATGGGTGTCAGCTGCTTTTTTATTTTGGGGGCATCACTAGTTTTTGACTGTCGAAATTTTTAATCAATACAAAAAACTTTTCAACACATTATCAACAGATGTCTTATTGAGATTAAAACTTATCCAATGACATACGAATCAATACATAAATTGCTGATAAAAAATATACAACACATTGAATTATATAAAAAATCATTTAAAAAGATATCAATATTGAAATGATATACATCTGTGATACAGGATGATATCCAGTGTGAAAAAGTATATGTATAGACGCTTATTTTTAAAGTTTATATATATTAATTATTTTCCAGGAACACATGATAGACCAAATAAGTTCATATTATTTTTTAATAGATTACAGTTGTTAAAAATGATAAAGGTGTTTAAAAACTTTATCATTCGTATGCTTAGAAGAGGAATCTAAAAAAATTAAGTAAGAAAAAACAAATAATATTAATTGTATAAATTATATGAAAGCATTCTACTTAATTCGCCTATTTTTTTAGTTGTGTAATACAAAAGAATGGTATATTCTTTAATTCGTAGCACAATTTAATTTGATTAAGGAGATGATAAATTATATGAAAAAATCTAGAAAAAAGCGTGTTGATTTTTTACCTAACCGTCAAAATCGATATGCGATACGTCGTTTTTCAGTGGGCACTGCGTCAATTCTTGTTGGGGCAACATTAATTTTTGGGATTCATTCAAATGATGCATCGGCAGCAGTAGAAGACGCAACATCTCAAGAAGCAGAAACAACTAACGGAAATTCAAATAGTACAGAAGAGGCAACTACCAACGAAAGTACAACTGTAGAGGCGCCAACAAATGAAGAAGTGTCAACAGAAGAGAAATCAGAAGAGGCGCCAACAAATGAAGAAGTGTCAACAGAAGAGAAATCAGTAGAGGCGCCAACAAATGAAGAAGCAACAACGGAAGAGAAATCAGTAGAAGCGTCAACAAATGAAGAAGCAACAACGGAAGAGAAATCAGTAGAGGCGCCAACAAATGAAGAAGCAACAACAGAAGAGAAATCAGTAGAGGCGCCAACAAATGAAGAAGCAACAACAGAAGAGCAATCAGAAGAGGCGCCAACAAGTGAAGAAGCGACAACGGAAGAGAAATCAGTAGAAGCGCCAACAAGTGAAGAAGCGTCAACAGAAGAGCAAGCAGCAGAAGCGCCAACAAATGAAGAAGCAACGACACAAACTCCTGTAAAAGAAGAAACATCCTCAACGCAAGAAAATCCATCCATGACTACACCAGAAGAACAATTTTCAAATGAATTCAATCAATTAACATCTACAGAAGATAAAACAAACTACACACGTGAATATTTAACTCAAAACACAAACCTTTCAGCAGAACAAGTGGATGCAACAGTTGAACGCTTGAAATTAAGTCAAGACAATCCAACAGCAGAAGATGTCTATTTCGCATTACTTAAAGATTTAGCTGATCAACAAGATGCCTTATCACCACGTGTGACACTTTTGGCAGCTAGAGATTCTGAACTCACGAACGAAGAGTCTATCGCTTTAACTGAGAATAGTCCAATGTTCCGCGCAGCATTAGCGAATAGTCCTTCTGGCAATGATGTGGTATCAGAAGAAGATAACATCATTGTGGCTGATGCACTCGCAAATGGCTACATCAAGTCACAAACAGACGCAACAAATGCGGCAAACACATTGTCAGGTCGTGCCTGGGTTGTGGATACAGGGACACCAGCGACAATGTCAAACGGTTTAACAGCTGTTCCAGAAGGCACAAAAGTGTATATGCAATGGATTGATACGGACGGTGCAGTTTCACCGGTGTATCAAGCAAGTACGACAAACAAATTGAGTTCAAGTGGTGGTAGCCAAGTAGGTCCTGGTGCTTATGCATTTGATTTGCGTGAAGCATGGGTAGACTCAAACGGTAAAGCACATAAATATAACGCAACAAGTGGTCAATACTATCGTTTATGGATTGATGACTACAAAACAGCTGACGGTAATACAGCGACAATGTTACGTCAAGCAGGTGGTTTCTTCCCTGGATCATATATTAATTCCGTAACAGGTAATAACATTGGTCAATTTCCACTTATCGGTACGAACATGCAACGTACAGGTATTTTTATGGGTGTGATACCAACGAACGATTACATGACTACAGATCCAAGCAAATGGATTCAAGACAATGAGGGACCTATATCAAACCCAGCAGTAACGAGCACAAGTGAATTTGTCAGTGGTAAAGTATGGTCTGAGACAGGTTCAGGTGACTATGCGAACTCTGCGACAGGTCCAAACTTTAACTCAGGCGATATTGCACGTGAAGGTTATCAAGTTGTCATGTCTTCATTAACAAGTGCTGGTGCGCAAGCGTATAAAGCACAAGTCGAATCGTTACCAACAGACCAACAAGCGGCAGCAGCACACCAATTATTCACTGACC
Above is a genomic segment from Staphylococcus delphini containing:
- a CDS encoding pyridoxal phosphate-dependent aminotransferase, which encodes MIRMNKNESPIKPLSTEILTELIEQCDYHHYPDVAYDRFRKAYAQYYGDTFTLEQITCGNGSDELIQKLMLIMPDGPCLTLNPDFFMYQDYARQVNRDIQFVDATPTLSFPLETVLDKIQAIQPSFFILSNPHNPTGHRFDEKYLLAIADEMKRLGGYLVIDEAYIDFSTPLDIALEDHILIMRTLSKAYAMAGLRLGVLIGTEQTIQRVRQIEHPYPLSALTMAIGIHLFENQADTEVFVAHQRHLSARLKAILQDHASAHMTIYPSETNFVLTAGPKAMALGRYVEQHGFLPRFYNDPSEATMAGFVRYSIATEAQLDRFEQVVKEWSERHDISN
- the hisB gene encoding imidazoleglycerol-phosphate dehydratase HisB is translated as MTYQINRETKETKIAIELSEAQETSHIDTGVGFLDHMLTLLSFHSGLYFNINVDGDTWVDDHHTTEDIGIVLGQLLLQLTRDKKHFERYGQQYLPMDETLARAVVDISGRPYLNFNASFSKEKVGQFDTELVEEFFRALVINARLTVHIDLLHQGNTHHEIEAVFKAFARALKQALRPSQEARIPSSKGVIES
- the hisG gene encoding ATP phosphoribosyltransferase, whose amino-acid sequence is MLTIALAKGRLLKSFIAYLESQGQNDLATQLKSRERQLQIKVPPFHFLFVKGNDVPIYVEQGIADIGITGSDILNETQYDVNQLLALPFGQCHFSVAAFDETTDYRKVATSFPKTAGDYFKATGRDVELIELSGSIELACVIGMVDGIVDIVQTGTTLRSNGLVEKEHIAEIQAQLITNRQSFFTQSSEIDAFINMLGVSLIDR
- the deoC gene encoding deoxyribose-phosphate aldolase is translated as MNFEKYIDHTLLKPESTRAQIDKIIEEAKAYHFKSICINPTHIAYAAEKLADSDVLVCTVIGFPLGANTTETKVFETEDAIRKGADEIDMVINIGALKDQRYDDVQKDIEAVVKAAEGKTVKVIIETALLTEEEKVKASELTKAAGAHFVKTSTGFSTGGATPEDVKLMKDTVGESVEVKAAGGVRNLEDFKAMIDAGATRIGASAGVQIMQGLEVDSDY
- the hisD gene encoding histidinol dehydrogenase, with the protein product MIVNSQTFLQQFETTETFNPEVHAQVTAICERVRREGNQALHDYNQQFDGVNVETLEVPRSDIEAAYYSIDEDLRHALEHSFQRIRDYQTQIKYDNQYATPELYEVYHPIERVGIYVPGGKASYPSTVLMTATLAKVAGVKNISVVTPPQSNGVAPSVLAACHIAGVDHVYQVGGAQSIAALAYGTETIPKVDKIVGPGNQYVAYAKKALYGEVGIDQIAGPSEIALMIDDTCDLDAIVYDVFAQAEHDEMARTFVISTDLALLERLESRIQQTLNGAPRHDILKVSLQDHHYLIHATDFEDSCHVMNTIAPEHASIQTVQPEAYLPHIHYVGSLFLGGYAPEAIGDYIAGPSHVLPTQRTARFQHGLSVNDFLTKHTVIHLSKATYEKTYRDAARIAQDEQLYHHQQSLEIRQRGDDA
- a CDS encoding ATP phosphoribosyltransferase regulatory subunit, yielding MVQPFIQNKQYEIDFLKLAAANDFEPIETAFIETLVWDELSPDDLKQMKERSVWQADETLFALRNDFTDQLVRYYQHYQLSHQAVAYTGPIVRHHQVQTQLGLECYRPHIQEMYHAFETFQQFITQHLQDEIQYVVIGHYQLIDLLLEHQAEREQLLTWVEQRNISALKSELGISHPLVRLLLTPTHQQLELLNTLYPHDHVIIRSLNRWQTYFKSLHIDTIHLDITPQAPRSYYKETFIHAHLKDSGRTLSGGYYNGPLEGFGLGLTL
- the hisH gene encoding imidazole glycerol phosphate synthase subunit HisH; translated protein: MIVIVDYGLGNILNVQRAVQHLGYDVVVSRNPEVIERADQLILPGVGHFKDAMQAIDRYELAPLLKRQQKPIIGICLGMQLLYSFSEEGHVPGLGFFEGHVRAIDTPYTVPHLGWNQLKSDVSGLDKDVYYVHTYQAPMNDDVVAYTDYGTQIPGIVQRGTYIGIQFHPEKSGNYGLEILAQALKGGWQHD
- the deoB gene encoding phosphopentomutase, translating into MTVPFQRVHLIVMDSVGIGEGPDAKDFNDEGSHTLKHTLEGFDQKLPNLEKLGLGNIAPLPVIDAVEHPLAYYTKLSEASVGKDTMTGHWEIMGLNIMQPFKVYPEGFPEELVQEIEQLSGRKVVANRPASGTQIIDEWGEHQMKTGDLIVYTSADPVLQIAAHEDVIPLEELYDICEKVRELTKDPKYLIGRIIARPYVGEPGNFTRTSNRHDYALKPFGKTVMNTLKENDYDVIAIGKINDIYDGEGVTEAVRTKSNMDGMDQLMNIVNKDFKGLSFLNLVDFDALYGHRRDKPGYAQAIKDFDDRLPELMDAMREDDLLIITADHGNDPTAPGTDHTREYIPVIMYSPKFKGGHALEGDTTFSSIGATIADNFGVTLPEFGRSYLNELK